Proteins encoded in a region of the Acetomicrobium thermoterrenum DSM 13490 genome:
- a CDS encoding TolC family protein gives MALSALEKAVGIPLSHEIVPEVSPEEESPFALPQIDPYSIALQYRPELVSLEDSRKAAEELAKAAAGQARPNIYLQGEVSYYEDEFFPNEDDWNVSIIASWRLYDRGEVKNKIEENKAMARELLARIDDLRNQIRLEVSTAWQNLESALQSVRVAEDQVTIAEEDYRMALRRYVEQVGTNIDVLDARTALTDANTNFVNAIYDAYSSYSDLIYAMGIMDESVFDDLNENEAVNGEVAK, from the coding sequence GTGGCCTTAAGTGCTCTGGAAAAGGCTGTCGGGATTCCCCTTTCCCACGAAATAGTTCCTGAAGTATCCCCTGAAGAGGAGTCTCCCTTCGCTTTGCCGCAGATAGATCCTTACAGCATTGCACTTCAATATCGCCCTGAGCTGGTTTCCTTGGAAGACTCGAGAAAAGCAGCAGAGGAGCTGGCCAAAGCTGCTGCGGGCCAGGCAAGGCCTAATATATATCTGCAGGGAGAGGTATCTTATTACGAAGATGAGTTTTTCCCAAATGAGGACGACTGGAATGTATCGATCATCGCCTCTTGGAGATTGTACGATCGGGGAGAGGTAAAGAACAAGATAGAGGAAAATAAGGCTATGGCCCGGGAATTACTTGCCAGGATTGATGATCTCAGGAATCAAATTCGTCTAGAGGTATCCACAGCGTGGCAGAACTTGGAATCGGCGTTGCAAAGCGTTCGCGTAGCCGAGGATCAAGTCACTATAGCAGAAGAGGATTATCGAATGGCGTTGAGACGTTATGTCGAGCAAGTGGGCACTAACATAGACGTTTTAGATGCAAGAACGGCGTTGACGGATGCCAATACCAACTTTGTAAATGCAATATACGACGCCTATTCATCCTACAGCGACCTGATCTATGCAATGGGCATAATGGATGAAAGTGTGTTTGACGATCTTAATGAAAATGAAGCAGTGAATGGGGAGGTAGCTAAATGA
- a CDS encoding TetR/AcrR family transcriptional regulator yields MKDTRDCIISAARHLFAQQGFHGTSVDSIAKKAGVSKGALYWHFSDKFELYSTVLVLEIDRMKDIFKSTFEDATDAKEFIQRRGMLILMAFERDPETMLIWMDLLIQAKRGKEEFKNMAKDLASCIKKSMDEGVCIDLADERQESVFLLLRLVVFGLLSCQGSLLDTGEAIDSWKQIVDLVMRGDE; encoded by the coding sequence TTGAAGGACACCAGAGACTGCATCATAAGCGCAGCGCGCCATTTGTTTGCACAACAGGGATTTCACGGGACTAGCGTAGATTCCATTGCAAAGAAAGCAGGCGTTAGCAAAGGGGCTTTATATTGGCACTTTAGCGATAAGTTTGAGCTGTATAGCACTGTTTTAGTGTTGGAAATTGATAGAATGAAGGATATTTTTAAGTCGACCTTCGAAGACGCAACTGATGCCAAGGAGTTTATACAGAGAAGAGGCATGCTCATTTTAATGGCCTTTGAAAGAGACCCCGAGACCATGCTTATCTGGATGGATCTTTTGATTCAGGCGAAACGGGGGAAAGAAGAATTTAAGAATATGGCAAAAGACCTTGCCTCATGTATAAAAAAATCGATGGACGAAGGAGTGTGCATCGATTTGGCTGACGAGAGACAAGAGTCTGTATTTTTACTGTTGCGCTTGGTCGTGTTCGGTCTTTTATCATGTCAAGGTAGTCTTTTGGACACTGGCGAAGCTATAGATAGCTGGAAACAAATAGTCGATTTGGTTATGAGGGGAGATGAGTAA
- the rpsI gene encoding 30S ribosomal protein S9: MPSPTYYWGTGRRKESIARVRVRPGEGQIVINGRSIEDYFPRQLWRLNALEPLKVSGMEGKIDVFIKAQGGGLSGQAGAVRLGIARALLSLDPEMRPVLKKADLLARDPRMVERKKFGRRKARALYQYSKR; the protein is encoded by the coding sequence TTGCCGTCACCAACGTATTATTGGGGTACAGGTAGAAGAAAAGAGTCAATTGCTAGGGTACGTGTTCGTCCCGGAGAGGGGCAAATTGTTATAAATGGGCGAAGCATCGAAGACTATTTTCCAAGGCAATTGTGGAGGCTTAACGCCTTGGAGCCCCTAAAGGTTTCCGGAATGGAAGGAAAAATAGATGTATTCATTAAAGCTCAAGGCGGGGGTTTAAGCGGTCAGGCCGGAGCGGTAAGGCTTGGAATAGCCAGAGCTTTGTTGTCCTTAGATCCTGAAATGAGGCCTGTATTGAAAAAAGCAGACCTCCTTGCCCGCGATCCTAGAATGGTAGAAAGAAAGAAGTTCGGGAGAAGAAAGGCAAGGGCACTTTATCAATACTCAAAGAGGTAA
- the rplM gene encoding 50S ribosomal protein L13, which yields MQGYKTFMTKPKEVEQQRKWYVIDATDVPLGRLAACIAPILMGKHKPNYTPHVDTGDFVIVINAANVKLTGKKGIQSVVYSYSGYKGGLKSTPYSVLLEKKPERLVERVVKGMLPRNKLKYHRKLKVYAGPDHPHEAQKPEALDI from the coding sequence ATGCAAGGATACAAGACTTTTATGACGAAGCCGAAAGAGGTGGAACAACAGCGTAAATGGTATGTAATAGACGCTACCGATGTGCCTTTGGGAAGACTTGCGGCATGCATCGCTCCCATATTGATGGGAAAACATAAGCCGAATTATACTCCTCATGTAGATACAGGGGATTTTGTAATTGTCATTAACGCCGCCAATGTAAAATTGACCGGCAAAAAGGGTATCCAATCGGTTGTATATAGTTATAGCGGGTATAAAGGGGGGCTTAAATCTACGCCCTACAGTGTGCTTCTGGAGAAAAAACCAGAGCGTCTTGTAGAGAGGGTCGTTAAGGGGATGTTGCCTCGTAATAAACTAAAATATCATAGGAAGCTGAAAGTATATGCCGGTCCCGATCACCCTCACGAAGCGCAGAAACCAGAAGCTTTGGATATTTAA
- a CDS encoding nicotinate phosphoribosyltransferase, protein MKNIEFFEDVSALQLGSRPFYSANHDEIMAGYTTDVYFVKTRDLLRENGTLDVPVVAEIFSKEAGVFAGLSEVLSLLRGKGVEVYSLDEGMSFSPKEVVCRIHGLYSAFGMYETVILGFLAASSGWATAARECVRAANGRPVLCFGARHVHPAVAPVMERVALDAGGCAGASCILGAKMAKAEPQGTIPHAAVLIVGDTVKTALLYNSILPERESRIILVDTFKDEAEESLLVARALKKDLHGVRLDTPGERGGVSPALVREVRWRLDVEGFNHVKIVVSGGLNPERIKLLLHAGADVFGVGSYIAHGTPRDMTMDLKMIDGKPIAKRGRLPGIEHNPRLRRFL, encoded by the coding sequence ATGAAGAATATAGAATTTTTCGAAGATGTAAGCGCTTTGCAGTTGGGCTCAAGGCCTTTCTACAGCGCCAATCACGATGAAATTATGGCGGGATATACGACCGACGTTTATTTTGTCAAAACAAGGGATCTTCTGCGAGAAAACGGCACCTTGGATGTGCCGGTGGTTGCGGAAATATTTTCAAAAGAAGCAGGCGTTTTTGCCGGTCTATCTGAGGTTTTGTCTTTGTTACGGGGCAAGGGCGTAGAAGTTTATTCTTTAGATGAGGGAATGTCTTTTTCTCCTAAGGAAGTGGTGTGCAGAATTCACGGTCTCTACAGTGCATTTGGAATGTACGAAACAGTGATTTTGGGATTTTTAGCAGCATCGAGCGGGTGGGCAACCGCTGCTAGGGAATGCGTTAGAGCAGCAAATGGAAGACCTGTATTATGTTTTGGAGCTCGGCATGTTCATCCGGCAGTTGCCCCCGTTATGGAGAGGGTTGCCTTAGATGCCGGAGGTTGTGCAGGCGCGAGTTGTATATTGGGAGCAAAGATGGCCAAGGCAGAACCGCAAGGAACGATACCTCATGCTGCTGTGTTGATAGTGGGAGATACAGTAAAAACCGCGTTATTATACAATAGTATATTGCCTGAGCGAGAATCAAGGATTATTTTGGTCGATACTTTTAAAGACGAAGCCGAAGAATCGCTCTTGGTTGCGCGAGCATTAAAGAAAGATCTTCACGGCGTACGTTTGGATACTCCCGGAGAGCGCGGAGGGGTATCGCCTGCTCTGGTACGAGAGGTTCGGTGGAGATTGGACGTCGAGGGATTTAACCATGTCAAAATTGTCGTTTCCGGTGGCCTCAATCCTGAAAGGATTAAGTTACTTTTGCATGCAGGCGCAGATGTCTTTGGAGTTGGAAGTTATATAGCTCATGGAACTCCGAGAGATATGACGATGGATCTCAAGATGATCGACGGAAAACCCATCGCGAAAAGGGGTAGATTGCCCGGCATAGAGCATAATCCAAGGCTTAGGAGATTTTTGTAA
- the secG gene encoding preprotein translocase subunit SecG has translation MFLFVSLLQILIAVALIGIVMLQRRKQSGFAGVFGGGTQADMSGGQWQRLSGLSKVTVLLLASFMVTSLILVMMSAR, from the coding sequence ATGTTTTTGTTCGTATCTCTTTTGCAAATACTGATAGCTGTTGCACTGATAGGAATTGTAATGTTACAGCGAAGAAAACAGAGCGGTTTTGCCGGCGTATTTGGCGGCGGCACTCAAGCTGATATGTCAGGCGGGCAGTGGCAGCGCCTTTCCGGTTTAAGCAAAGTAACAGTACTATTACTTGCTTCGTTCATGGTCACCTCCCTCATATTGGTCATGATGAGTGCAAGGTGA
- the rdgB gene encoding RdgB/HAM1 family non-canonical purine NTP pyrophosphatase, whose amino-acid sequence MVNNKVVFASKNKGKYNEMVVLFGEAPVELVFAPDLMDIDVEEYGNSYSENALLKASVWAKALGMPALADDSGLEVDALGKSPGVYSSRVAEDDESRIAWVLNNMVDMKERKARFVASLALVLPRTNQVWLVSGFCYGQIALSGRGAEGFGYDPIFIPKGYDKTFAELGHGIKNRVSHRSVAVRALCDMLNARSVLK is encoded by the coding sequence TTGGTCAATAATAAAGTAGTATTTGCAAGCAAAAACAAAGGCAAATATAACGAAATGGTCGTTTTGTTCGGTGAAGCGCCTGTAGAATTGGTATTTGCCCCCGATTTAATGGACATTGATGTTGAGGAGTACGGTAATTCCTATTCGGAAAATGCTCTTCTCAAGGCTTCGGTTTGGGCCAAAGCTCTAGGCATGCCGGCCTTGGCCGATGACAGCGGATTAGAAGTAGATGCACTTGGGAAAAGTCCTGGAGTTTATTCTTCACGAGTGGCAGAAGATGATGAATCCAGAATTGCATGGGTCTTAAATAATATGGTTGACATGAAAGAGAGGAAGGCGCGGTTTGTCGCTTCTCTGGCGTTAGTTTTGCCCAGAACGAACCAGGTATGGTTGGTGTCGGGTTTCTGTTATGGACAAATAGCCCTTTCCGGGCGAGGCGCAGAGGGATTCGGTTACGATCCTATATTTATTCCCAAGGGTTACGATAAAACATTCGCGGAACTGGGGCATGGGATTAAAAATCGCGTCTCTCACAGGTCTGTTGCCGTGAGAGCGCTTTGTGATATGCTTAATGCTCGAAGTGTGCTAAAATAA